A genomic region of Nostoc sp. UHCC 0702 contains the following coding sequences:
- a CDS encoding glutamate--tRNA ligase has translation MTVRVRIAPSPTGNLHIGTARTAVFNWLFARHHGGKFILRIEDTDLERSRPEYTENILSGLRWLGLNWDEGPFFQSQRLDLYKQAVEKLLEQGLAYRCYTTSEELEALREGQKARGEAPRYDNRHRNLTPEQEAAYKAEGRSFVIRFKIPDEREIVWNDLVRGSMSWRGSDLGGDMVIARAREAGIGQPLYNFVVVVDDIDMQITHVIRGEDHIANTAKQILLYEALGAKIPEFAHSPLILNMEGRKLSKRDGVTSISDFKQMGFTAEGLVNYMTLLGWSPPEATQEIFTLEAAAKEFTFERVNKAGAKFDWAKLDWLNSQYIHNTPIDKLTDLVIPYWQEAGYKFDAGRERPWLEQLVALISQSLTRLVDAVAMSQLFFSETVEFSDEASQQLNQPGSAAALKGIITALENQPQLTETAAQEIIKQVVKAQNVKKGLVMRSLRAALTGDVHGPDLIQSWLLLNQINLDKLRLSKAIAAAN, from the coding sequence GTGACTGTTAGAGTCCGTATAGCTCCGAGTCCAACCGGAAATTTACATATTGGTACAGCCAGAACCGCTGTATTTAACTGGTTATTTGCCCGCCACCACGGTGGGAAATTTATCCTGCGAATCGAAGACACAGACCTAGAGCGATCGCGCCCCGAATATACTGAAAATATCCTCAGCGGTTTGCGCTGGCTAGGATTAAACTGGGATGAAGGCCCATTTTTCCAATCCCAACGCCTAGATTTATATAAACAAGCGGTAGAAAAACTTCTAGAGCAAGGATTAGCTTATCGCTGCTACACCACATCTGAAGAATTAGAAGCACTACGAGAAGGGCAAAAAGCTAGAGGCGAAGCCCCCCGCTACGATAACCGTCACCGCAACCTCACCCCAGAACAAGAAGCCGCTTACAAAGCCGAAGGACGCAGCTTTGTAATTCGCTTCAAAATTCCAGATGAGCGAGAAATTGTCTGGAATGACTTAGTACGGGGAAGCATGAGTTGGCGAGGTAGCGATTTAGGTGGTGATATGGTCATCGCCCGTGCAAGAGAAGCAGGTATTGGTCAACCACTATACAACTTTGTGGTTGTAGTTGATGACATAGACATGCAAATTACCCATGTCATCCGGGGAGAAGACCACATAGCCAACACTGCTAAGCAAATTCTGCTGTATGAAGCTTTAGGTGCAAAAATCCCAGAATTTGCCCACTCACCCCTGATTTTGAATATGGAAGGACGCAAGCTTTCTAAGCGGGATGGAGTTACTTCCATTTCTGACTTTAAGCAAATGGGCTTCACCGCTGAAGGCTTGGTCAATTACATGACATTACTAGGTTGGTCGCCACCAGAGGCTACTCAGGAAATATTTACCTTAGAAGCAGCAGCCAAAGAGTTTACGTTTGAGCGGGTGAATAAAGCAGGTGCGAAATTTGATTGGGCTAAACTCGATTGGTTGAACAGTCAGTATATCCACAATACGCCAATCGATAAATTGACAGATTTAGTTATACCTTATTGGCAAGAAGCAGGATATAAATTTGATGCAGGACGAGAACGCCCTTGGTTAGAGCAGTTAGTAGCTTTAATTAGTCAGAGTTTAACTCGTTTGGTAGATGCTGTAGCCATGAGTCAACTGTTTTTTAGCGAAACAGTGGAATTTAGCGATGAAGCCAGCCAGCAACTCAATCAACCAGGTTCTGCTGCGGCTTTAAAGGGAATTATCACAGCTTTAGAAAATCAGCCCCAACTTACAGAAACAGCCGCCCAGGAGATTATTAAACAGGTAGTCAAAGCGCAAAACGTCAAAAAAGGCTTAGTGATGCGATCGCTCAGAGCAGCCTTAACTGGAGACGTGCATGGCCCAGACCTGATCCAATCCTGGTTACTGCTAAATCAAATTAATTTAGACAAGTTGCGATTGAGTAAAGCAATAGCAGCAGCTAATTAG
- a CDS encoding thiol reductase thioredoxin: MAAVYIQDETELDTLLETEALFVVDCTATWCDPCKLIAPLIDKLALEYSKSVKVFKLDLDASQAVAKRFGIRSIPAVMFFEQGTLAQTMVDVKSYEEFSSALAQYLG; the protein is encoded by the coding sequence ATGGCTGCCGTTTATATTCAAGACGAAACCGAGTTAGATACCCTACTTGAAACCGAAGCATTATTTGTAGTAGATTGCACAGCTACTTGGTGTGACCCATGCAAGCTCATTGCTCCGTTGATAGATAAACTTGCATTAGAGTACAGCAAAAGCGTCAAAGTCTTTAAGCTAGACCTCGATGCCAGCCAAGCTGTCGCTAAACGATTTGGCATTCGTAGCATTCCTGCTGTCATGTTCTTTGAGCAAGGCACGTTGGCACAAACAATGGTCGATGTTAAATCTTACGAAGAATTTAGCAGCGCCCTCGCTCAGTATTTGGGATGA
- a CDS encoding tetratricopeptide repeat protein, giving the protein MAIKDYDKAIQLKPEDSYVYKERGSYRLEIEDYKRAINDYTQAIELEPDDAYLYSYRGDVYYAIRHYVKTVEDYNQAINIEPEEAYFYRERAYCRLQNNDDKGTLEDLKKAAALYIKQENLENYHKILEEIENMY; this is encoded by the coding sequence ATGGCAATTAAGGATTATGATAAAGCAATTCAGTTAAAACCTGAAGATTCTTATGTTTATAAAGAGCGTGGCAGTTATCGTTTAGAAATAGAAGATTATAAAAGAGCAATTAATGATTATACTCAAGCTATAGAGCTAGAACCAGATGATGCTTATTTATACAGCTATAGAGGAGATGTCTACTATGCAATTAGACATTATGTAAAAACAGTTGAAGATTATAACCAAGCAATTAATATAGAACCAGAAGAGGCATATTTTTATCGAGAGCGTGCTTATTGTCGTTTGCAAAATAATGATGACAAAGGAACACTTGAGGATTTAAAAAAAGCAGCAGCACTATATATAAAGCAAGAGAATCTGGAGAATTACCACAAAATTTTAGAAGAAATTGAAAATATGTATTAA
- a CDS encoding DUF1993 domain-containing protein, producing the protein MTISMYQASIPVFIHTLNNLIAILEKGASYAETKKIDPFVLLNSRLYPDMFPLSKQVQIACDIVNRGAARLAGIEAPQFEDNEATFPQLIERIQKTIAHLNTFKPEQIDGSEEKTITLQARDNTLSFQGLSYLLYFVLPNFYFHVTTAYDILRHCGVELGKRDFLGQI; encoded by the coding sequence ATGACTATTTCCATGTATCAAGCTTCAATCCCTGTTTTTATTCACACACTCAATAATCTCATAGCTATTCTCGAAAAAGGTGCTTCATATGCAGAAACCAAAAAGATAGATCCTTTTGTATTGCTCAATAGTCGTTTATACCCAGATATGTTTCCATTATCTAAGCAAGTACAGATTGCCTGTGACATTGTAAATAGAGGTGCGGCACGGCTGGCAGGTATAGAAGCACCCCAGTTTGAGGATAATGAAGCAACGTTTCCTCAACTGATTGAACGCATTCAAAAGACTATTGCACATTTAAATACATTTAAGCCTGAACAGATTGATGGTTCAGAAGAAAAAACAATTACCCTACAAGCACGTGATAACACCTTATCTTTTCAAGGACTGTCATATCTTCTATACTTTGTTTTACCAAATTTTTATTTTCATGTAACAACCGCGTATGACATTCTCAGACACTGCGGTGTAGAACTTGGCAAACGAGACTTCCTTGGTCAGATTTAA
- a CDS encoding DUF302 domain-containing protein: protein MASQADNALLRQLKRLDTNKSFEQVKSAVESMLGKSGFTILVDFELGGLLTSQSGKRNKSKLYIIGNPLIANQMFELNPAVGLYVPLRLFVYEDFDGKTRVTYDKPSSLLGRLQNEEILKVAEMLDQKLEKLVTTAV, encoded by the coding sequence ATGGCTAGTCAAGCTGACAACGCACTTTTGAGACAGCTAAAGAGGTTAGATACAAATAAATCGTTTGAGCAAGTCAAAAGTGCAGTTGAATCGATGCTTGGTAAAAGTGGGTTCACAATCTTGGTAGATTTTGAACTGGGTGGATTACTGACATCCCAATCTGGCAAGCGCAATAAGTCCAAACTCTATATAATTGGAAACCCGCTAATAGCTAACCAAATGTTTGAACTAAATCCTGCGGTTGGACTTTACGTTCCATTACGATTGTTTGTGTATGAAGACTTTGATGGTAAGACTCGTGTTACTTATGACAAACCATCATCACTGCTAGGTCGATTGCAGAACGAGGAGATTTTGAAGGTGGCTGAAATGCTCGATCAAAAGCTAGAAAAATTAGTAACAACGGCGGTATAA
- a CDS encoding serine/threonine protein kinase: MVIPKTEVDIYIGKFLNNRYLITDLIGKGGMGRVYLAKDTARDSKQVAIKILMVNLANQQISQRFGREIFIGAQLGRKSKNIVRVLSYGVTEDKAPYFVMEYLRGKNLKQILKVEPLAIARFIEICQQICLGLQCAHQGISLKGEIYPVLHRDIKPENIFIIEDTKGEIVKILDFGIAKFLTERSGMTLTDSFIGSLPYCSPEHMEGRKLLDVRSDIYSLGVLMFEMLTGKHPFHTESQSFGSWYQAHRFQTPPAFEEVNSQVKVPQEIQQLVMMCLSKEVSDRPENMSKILKLLEIIKLQLNDCQTNISDIWQTVPAVQLVPVTSISEKECFQKNWPKNKPIAPIGFPNLLHTSQGTVPTFWAMLPQEEIAKLLDNNHSIEFIGKMHVYPMLLWVTVLYDAQISLTRWLSCFLDMKDNRGQKIVHSLAEKGYYHLLFFALEEPSTCVRVMTLILTAYQRQQLVDWLSNQQANELITSKQAKHLLKTEYQKLKLEIVQNLAVEPQMGKTSFTNWVSNLFERFLHILAPQ; the protein is encoded by the coding sequence ATGGTAATTCCTAAAACAGAAGTAGATATTTATATTGGAAAGTTTTTAAATAACCGCTATTTAATAACAGACTTGATTGGCAAGGGAGGAATGGGTAGAGTTTACCTGGCTAAGGATACAGCCAGAGATAGTAAACAAGTTGCAATCAAAATTCTCATGGTGAATTTAGCAAATCAGCAAATATCCCAACGCTTTGGTAGAGAAATTTTTATTGGCGCTCAATTGGGGCGTAAAAGTAAAAATATTGTGCGTGTGTTGAGTTATGGCGTGACAGAAGATAAAGCTCCATATTTTGTCATGGAATACCTTCGAGGGAAAAATTTAAAACAGATTCTCAAAGTTGAGCCACTAGCGATCGCTAGATTTATAGAGATTTGTCAGCAAATTTGTTTAGGTTTACAGTGCGCTCACCAAGGTATCAGCCTCAAAGGAGAAATTTACCCCGTTCTTCATCGAGATATTAAACCAGAAAATATATTCATTATTGAAGATACTAAAGGTGAGATTGTGAAAATTCTCGACTTTGGTATTGCCAAGTTTTTAACAGAACGAAGTGGGATGACACTCACTGATTCTTTTATTGGTAGTTTACCTTACTGTTCTCCAGAACACATGGAAGGACGCAAACTTCTAGATGTACGTTCTGATATTTACAGTTTGGGAGTACTGATGTTTGAAATGTTGACAGGTAAACATCCATTTCATACAGAAAGTCAATCATTTGGTAGTTGGTATCAGGCTCATCGCTTTCAAACACCACCTGCATTTGAAGAAGTGAATTCTCAAGTCAAAGTACCGCAGGAAATACAACAATTAGTGATGATGTGTTTGTCTAAAGAAGTGAGCGATCGCCCAGAAAATATGAGCAAAATTTTAAAATTATTAGAAATTATTAAATTACAACTTAATGATTGTCAAACCAATATTAGCGACATCTGGCAAACCGTACCCGCAGTACAATTAGTTCCTGTAACTTCAATCTCAGAAAAAGAGTGTTTTCAGAAAAATTGGCCAAAAAATAAACCAATAGCTCCAATTGGTTTTCCTAATTTATTACATACATCTCAAGGTACTGTACCAACTTTTTGGGCAATGTTACCCCAAGAAGAGATTGCTAAATTATTAGATAACAATCATAGCATTGAATTTATTGGCAAAATGCATGTATACCCAATGCTCTTGTGGGTGACAGTGCTATATGATGCCCAGATTTCTCTGACACGTTGGTTATCTTGTTTTTTAGATATGAAAGATAATCGGGGGCAAAAGATAGTCCATAGTTTAGCAGAAAAAGGTTACTATCATTTGTTATTTTTTGCTTTAGAAGAACCAAGTACCTGTGTCCGTGTTATGACTTTAATCCTCACTGCTTACCAGCGACAACAACTTGTAGATTGGTTATCCAATCAACAAGCAAATGAATTGATTACATCTAAGCAAGCCAAACATTTGCTAAAAACAGAATACCAAAAACTTAAGTTAGAAATCGTGCAAAATTTAGCAGTCGAACCACAGATGGGCAAAACTAGTTTTACAAATTGGGTTTCTAACTTATTTGAGAGATTTTTACATATTTTGGCACCTCAGTAA
- a CDS encoding type II toxin-antitoxin system YafQ family toxin, with amino-acid sequence MEVVWSSGFKRSFRKITKKNPQLKNQIINVLRLLADDPFTPSLKSHKLTGNLAGLWSCSVAYDCRIIFNLSDDEKLLEMVILLIDIGSHDEVY; translated from the coding sequence ATGGAAGTTGTCTGGAGTAGTGGATTTAAGCGGTCTTTTAGGAAGATTACAAAGAAAAACCCGCAATTAAAGAATCAAATTATTAATGTATTAAGGCTTTTGGCAGATGATCCATTTACACCGTCTTTGAAGTCTCATAAGTTAACAGGAAATTTAGCGGGGTTATGGTCTTGTTCTGTTGCTTATGATTGTAGAATTATCTTTAATTTGTCTGATGATGAGAAGTTGTTAGAAATGGTTATTTTATTGATTGATATTGGCAGCCATGATGAAGTTTATTAA
- a CDS encoding metal-dependent hydrolase, producing MNFDFPEAIDRYWYGNSLFKTHFFNSITLLFPDGEQFMLRTLKRQLKHIDNPQLKQEVSAFVGQEAQHAVQHEKFWYNLRQQGYQFDTYLRFLRFILFQVCENQLSIKFKLAMIAGVEHFTNAIADLILREDLFAEAEPRMKELFEWHSAEEIEHKTVAYDVLQNVTKNYFIRILGIFIAYTFVLGFVNLGLVIMLYQDKKFLNIKVWQEMIQFLFTKEKFALKVFWHSIEYFRINFHPSQKDNLFLAKKVIG from the coding sequence ATGAATTTTGATTTTCCTGAAGCAATTGACAGGTATTGGTATGGTAACAGTCTCTTCAAAACACACTTTTTTAACAGCATTACGCTTTTGTTTCCTGATGGCGAGCAATTCATGCTTCGGACTCTCAAACGACAGTTAAAGCATATTGACAACCCCCAACTCAAGCAGGAAGTTTCAGCGTTTGTTGGTCAGGAAGCACAACATGCTGTTCAGCATGAGAAATTTTGGTATAACCTACGCCAGCAAGGTTATCAGTTTGACACGTATCTTCGCTTTCTGCGGTTTATTCTTTTTCAAGTTTGTGAAAATCAATTGAGTATCAAGTTCAAGTTAGCGATGATTGCAGGAGTTGAACATTTTACAAATGCAATAGCTGATCTAATCTTGAGAGAAGATTTATTTGCAGAAGCAGAACCAAGAATGAAAGAGCTTTTTGAGTGGCATTCTGCTGAAGAGATTGAGCATAAAACAGTCGCATATGATGTTTTACAAAATGTCACAAAAAATTACTTTATTCGTATACTAGGTATTTTCATTGCCTATACCTTTGTTTTAGGTTTTGTTAACCTGGGTTTAGTGATCATGCTATATCAGGACAAAAAATTTCTGAATATCAAAGTTTGGCAGGAAATGATCCAGTTCTTGTTTACCAAAGAAAAATTTGCCTTGAAAGTATTCTGGCACTCAATTGAATATTTCAGAATCAACTTCCATCCCTCACAAAAGGATAATCTGTTTTTAGCCAAGAAAGTTATTGGCTAA
- a CDS encoding DUF1702 family protein, whose product MQENSWQLQINTVLTLLNNTWTGRGVRTDDERMQQRFFQVTNAMWQTHQAALASDKREVLVDKLNSIETELFGFALEGIGIGLAQQDLVAPTNYNRVEAFVAGASPAYRTMVYLGVGLMLGKGRLSIERYLKPSDLTKVWPVIDGYGFQHGMFHWPDFLDGTATPPEIFSGYTRHIFDQGLGRSIWMVNCADVNHISRTIAAFPATRQADLWGGVGYACASIGGAERATLEALGTAAGPYRFALARAAACAAKFRELLGNAAGYTKMASEVLSGMESATPDEILNKAPKIFPTNKAISDSEVWQFYRVYLVVDDLVAVA is encoded by the coding sequence ATGCAAGAAAATTCTTGGCAACTACAAATCAATACTGTGCTGACGCTTTTGAACAATACTTGGACGGGACGTGGCGTTAGAACAGACGATGAAAGAATGCAGCAGCGATTTTTTCAAGTTACCAATGCAATGTGGCAGACCCACCAAGCAGCGCTTGCTAGTGACAAACGAGAGGTACTTGTAGACAAGTTAAATTCAATTGAAACTGAGTTGTTTGGATTTGCCTTAGAGGGGATAGGCATAGGTCTTGCTCAGCAGGATTTAGTCGCACCTACCAACTATAATCGAGTTGAGGCCTTTGTGGCAGGTGCTAGTCCAGCTTATCGGACTATGGTTTATTTAGGGGTGGGCTTAATGCTGGGTAAGGGTCGGTTGTCTATTGAACGGTATTTAAAACCAAGCGATTTGACCAAAGTTTGGCCAGTAATAGATGGCTATGGCTTTCAACATGGTATGTTCCACTGGCCAGACTTTCTCGATGGTACAGCAACGCCTCCTGAAATATTTTCTGGTTACACTCGCCACATTTTTGACCAAGGTTTGGGTCGCAGTATTTGGATGGTGAACTGTGCTGATGTTAATCATATCTCCCGAACTATTGCAGCTTTCCCTGCAACCAGACAAGCAGACCTTTGGGGTGGTGTCGGATATGCCTGTGCCTCTATTGGTGGTGCTGAACGTGCAACCCTAGAAGCTTTAGGAACAGCAGCAGGGCCTTATCGGTTTGCATTGGCTAGGGCTGCTGCTTGCGCCGCCAAATTCCGTGAATTACTTGGCAATGCCGCCGGATACACGAAAATGGCTAGTGAAGTTCTCAGCGGTATGGAATCTGCTACACCAGATGAGATATTAAACAAAGCCCCGAAGATTTTCCCGACCAACAAAGCAATATCAGATTCCGAAGTTTGGCAGTTCTATCGGGTATATCTAGTAGTAGATGATTTGGTAGCTGTTGCCTAA
- a CDS encoding Uma2 family endonuclease → MYATVTQPLTFEEFLVWDDGSGRQFELLDGIPVPLSEPNANHEDLIHRLCTYLENYCQENNLPYVSRQSKQVRLKTTPPEKEKSRKADIIIFATEDWQRMKTSSSSAAAYIPPPGIIEVVSNNWKDDYLTKLAEYEELGVLEYIIVDYAAFGGIRFIGSPKQPTITIYQLQDGEYLPAKVFRGQDQIDSILFPNIPLTAEQIFAMSR, encoded by the coding sequence ATGTACGCAACCGTTACACAACCACTGACTTTTGAAGAGTTTCTTGTCTGGGACGATGGTTCAGGCAGACAATTTGAGCTATTGGATGGGATTCCTGTGCCATTATCAGAACCAAACGCAAATCATGAGGATTTGATTCACCGGCTGTGTACTTATTTAGAAAATTACTGCCAAGAGAATAATTTGCCTTACGTGTCGCGCCAGTCCAAGCAGGTTCGGCTCAAGACAACACCACCAGAAAAGGAAAAAAGCCGCAAAGCAGATATTATCATATTTGCAACAGAAGATTGGCAGAGGATGAAAACTAGCTCTAGTTCTGCTGCTGCATATATTCCACCACCCGGAATCATAGAGGTCGTTAGCAACAACTGGAAGGACGACTATCTAACAAAACTTGCTGAATATGAAGAATTAGGCGTTTTAGAGTACATCATTGTGGACTATGCTGCTTTTGGTGGCATTCGGTTCATTGGTTCCCCCAAGCAGCCAACCATTACAATCTACCAACTTCAAGACGGAGAGTATTTACCCGCCAAGGTGTTTCGAGGACAGGATCAAATTGATTCTATATTGTTTCCCAACATTCCTCTAACAGCTGAACAGATTTTTGCAATGAGTCGCTAA
- a CDS encoding DUF1702 family protein: protein MIQDAVETKLSDDKTLPVNIWAERGIAAISPSVQQRLRQIRGTLIQGFQAAIASDDLEAIVPKLDGIEDELRGFAFEGVGMGLTQRDLVAPSKQNRVEAFVAGAGAAYEHFVYVGVGLMLGKPPLPLEPYISQLNPERIWLVIDGYGFQHGLSHWQKYLNDLAIPEHLSGYACRVFDQGMGRSIWFVDGADVTHIAKTIAAFPPTRQADLWAGIGFVCTFSGGAERATLEALKTAAGPYQFALIEGSAFAAKSRQRIGSYSPHTELACEILSGMKANAVAENINKTLQSFQTNAATPNQEVWHHYRAHLVMPSAIASSI from the coding sequence ATGATACAGGATGCTGTGGAAACAAAATTAAGTGACGATAAAACCCTGCCAGTGAATATTTGGGCTGAACGGGGGATTGCAGCGATTAGTCCTAGTGTACAGCAGCGACTTCGACAGATCCGTGGCACTTTGATTCAAGGATTTCAAGCTGCGATCGCTAGTGATGATCTAGAGGCAATTGTACCAAAACTGGATGGCATTGAAGATGAGTTGCGTGGATTTGCCTTCGAGGGGGTAGGTATGGGTCTGACTCAGCGGGATTTGGTTGCACCCAGCAAGCAGAATCGAGTTGAGGCATTTGTCGCAGGTGCTGGAGCCGCTTATGAACACTTTGTGTATGTGGGGGTAGGTTTGATGCTAGGCAAGCCTCCCCTGCCTCTAGAACCATACATTTCACAACTGAACCCAGAAAGAATTTGGTTAGTAATTGATGGCTATGGCTTTCAACATGGTTTGTCCCACTGGCAAAAATATCTCAATGACTTAGCCATCCCTGAGCATCTTTCTGGCTATGCTTGCCGTGTATTTGACCAAGGTATGGGCCGCAGCATTTGGTTTGTAGACGGTGCTGATGTGACTCATATCGCAAAGACTATCGCAGCTTTCCCCCCCACAAGACAGGCAGATTTGTGGGCTGGTATTGGTTTTGTCTGTACTTTTTCTGGTGGTGCGGAACGTGCTACCTTAGAAGCCTTAAAGACAGCAGCAGGGCCTTATCAGTTTGCTTTGATTGAAGGATCAGCTTTTGCCGCCAAGTCTCGTCAACGAATTGGCAGTTATTCCCCACATACAGAACTAGCTTGTGAGATTCTGTCGGGAATGAAAGCTAATGCAGTAGCTGAGAATATCAACAAAACTCTTCAAAGCTTCCAAACTAACGCCGCCACACCAAACCAAGAAGTGTGGCATCATTACCGAGCGCATCTAGTGATGCCTAGCGCAATTGCTTCATCAATTTAG
- a CDS encoding serine/threonine protein kinase: protein MNKRVFASPQTTGLLAKRYQLKQLIGKGGMGEVFLAEDVLLGGIPVAVKFLSQTFVNDKMQKDFEREASTSAALSQKSLHIVRAYDYGISEEGKPFYVMEYLNGRSLKDLIPMPIPKFLTLARQICLGLQCAHQGINIDGKTYPLVHRDIKPANILVVPDPILGQLVKILDFGIAKFVNYATSVSTSKGFNGTLPYSSPEQLEGGDLDSRSDIYSLGVMMFEMLTGVKPWKPETDLFGAWYKAHHFEAPRAIADVKPQLKIPQQLNDLIMACLAKNASDRPQNMTAILQILNNLEKSNCPNFPTNLSSRTTPNNHFGSGLPLAVEQSFWQLVWPQDKPIQEIVFPQLLDTTQGTMATLWLMLPKQEIKKRVFSQRYSQFIFVTSPHPMLLWVTVLYNQELGPKWLPCYLDMQNPQVHQMVSSLAENERYPLICFTLEAPHACANILSCQIDPTQRQTLKVWLEQSKKLPHSAQPQLSKHLLKQQYKQLQSRILRHLASKSQFVVSN, encoded by the coding sequence GTGAATAAAAGGGTATTTGCATCACCACAGACTACAGGGCTACTTGCCAAGCGTTACCAACTTAAACAGTTAATTGGAAAGGGAGGCATGGGCGAAGTTTTTTTAGCAGAGGATGTTTTATTAGGAGGAATACCAGTAGCAGTTAAATTTCTTTCACAAACTTTCGTCAACGACAAGATGCAAAAAGACTTTGAGCGAGAAGCAAGCACAAGTGCAGCTTTAAGCCAAAAAAGTCTACATATTGTGCGGGCATATGATTACGGGATCAGTGAAGAAGGTAAACCATTCTATGTGATGGAATATCTGAATGGCAGGAGTTTGAAAGATTTAATTCCCATGCCTATACCCAAATTTTTGACCCTGGCACGCCAAATTTGTTTAGGTTTGCAATGCGCTCATCAAGGTATTAATATTGATGGCAAAACTTATCCACTAGTTCATCGAGATATTAAGCCAGCTAATATATTAGTTGTCCCCGACCCAATATTGGGTCAGTTAGTCAAAATTCTTGATTTTGGCATCGCTAAATTTGTCAATTATGCAACTTCAGTTAGTACAAGTAAGGGATTTAATGGCACCTTACCTTACTCTTCTCCAGAACAACTAGAAGGGGGAGACTTAGATAGTCGCTCTGATATTTATAGCTTGGGCGTAATGATGTTTGAGATGCTCACAGGTGTTAAACCTTGGAAGCCAGAAACAGACTTATTTGGTGCTTGGTATAAAGCACATCACTTTGAAGCACCACGAGCGATCGCAGACGTTAAACCCCAACTGAAAATACCCCAGCAACTCAACGATTTAATCATGGCTTGTCTGGCGAAAAATGCAAGCGATCGCCCGCAAAATATGACGGCAATTCTGCAAATATTAAATAATCTAGAAAAGTCCAATTGTCCCAACTTCCCCACAAATTTGTCCTCCAGAACCACCCCTAACAATCACTTCGGTTCTGGATTACCTCTAGCAGTAGAACAATCCTTTTGGCAACTTGTGTGGCCCCAAGATAAACCCATTCAAGAAATAGTTTTTCCCCAACTTCTAGACACCACACAAGGAACTATGGCCACACTATGGCTGATGTTACCTAAACAAGAAATTAAAAAACGTGTCTTTTCTCAACGTTACAGCCAGTTTATTTTCGTCACATCTCCCCACCCGATGCTGCTATGGGTGACAGTACTCTATAATCAAGAACTTGGCCCCAAGTGGCTACCCTGCTACCTAGACATGCAAAATCCCCAAGTTCATCAAATGGTAAGTTCATTGGCAGAAAATGAACGCTACCCTTTGATTTGCTTTACCCTAGAAGCACCCCATGCTTGCGCCAATATTCTCAGCTGTCAAATCGATCCTACTCAACGCCAAACACTGAAAGTTTGGCTAGAACAAAGCAAAAAACTACCACATTCTGCTCAACCCCAATTGAGTAAACATTTATTAAAGCAGCAGTATAAACAACTGCAATCCCGCATACTACGGCATCTGGCATCAAAATCACAGTTTGTAGTATCTAATTAA